From a single Capsicum annuum cultivar UCD-10X-F1 chromosome 12, UCD10Xv1.1, whole genome shotgun sequence genomic region:
- the LOC124889610 gene encoding uncharacterized protein LOC124889610 — MDIKELLVTGDLDLLIHQHPDKNYINPIKVEIHVQQAYYFYVDEEPDGKPWYYDIKRLLGAEGYLEGATSKRTPDLGLLQCVNAMEATRLLEEIHAGTSGPHMNGFMLAKKFWELDTFG, encoded by the exons ATGGACATTAAAGAGCTATTGGTGACAGGAGATTTAGATTTATTGATCCACCAG CATCCAGATAAGAATTACATCAATCCCATCAAAGTGGAGATACACGTCCAACAAGCCTACTATTTCTATGTAGATGAAGAGCCAGATGGAAAGCCGTGGTACTACGACATTAAGAGGTTACTTGGAGCAGAAGGATATCTAGAAGGTGCTACTAGCAA GAGGACTCCAGACCTAGGATTGCTGCAATGCGTTAATGCCATGGAGGCCACGAGATTGTTAGAGGAGATACATGCAGGAACCAGTGGACCCCACATGAACGGTTTCATGCTTGCGAAAAAATTTTGGGAGCTGGATActtttggatga